From the genome of Chiloscyllium punctatum isolate Juve2018m chromosome 13, sChiPun1.3, whole genome shotgun sequence, one region includes:
- the znf503 gene encoding zinc finger protein 503 isoform X1, whose amino-acid sequence MKGNRGILCLKSCPIARESEYLLAGITASEISNNSSRGNSNSKPFYHTVPPSDPSRQANRLPIKVLKMLTARTGHILHPEYLQPLPSTPVSPIELDAKKSPLALLAQTCSQIGKPDPPPSSKLTSVTSNGTSDKDSGKPTPLKLSDIGVEDKSSFKPYSKHAEKKDSSSSGTSSVSGEKSGFRVPSATCQPFTPRTGSPNSSTSSPMPSEGKGNDSQEKKEMDTVKNSSTDNSTTTSVSHNRISVSCAGINVEVNQHQETSVSKPIISETSALSSGLVAPVSPYKPGQTVFPLPPASMTYPGTLGAYAGYPHQFVPHGVSLDHAKSSLVGAAQLASSLGCGLSSKSTGSSPLAGASPPSMMTASLCRDPYCLSYHCAAHLAGAANNSCTHDPTTLKSGYPLVYPSHPLHAVHTSMSSNAGTPTLAGHHLYPYGFMLPNDPQPHVCNWVSANGPCDKRFCTSEELLNHLRTHTAFSGTDKLMAGYQNSSLGSAAAAAAAAAVACHMHLPPTGAPGSPGGLTLRSPHALGLSSRYHPYTKSPLPTHGAPGPVTTLPVPATGHYYSPYALYSQRLTTASALGYQ is encoded by the exons ATGAAAGGAAACCGCGGCATTTTGTGTCTGAAAAGCTGCCCAATTGCCCGGGAGTCTGAATACTTATTAGCCGG AATTACAGCGAGTGAAATCAGCAATAACAGCAGCAGGGGAAATAGTAATAGCAAACCTTTCTACCACACCGTACCTCCCTCAGACCCTTCAAGACAAGCTAATCGTCTTCCAATCAAGGTTTTGAAAATGCTTACGGCTCGCACCGGACACATTTTACATCCCGAGTACTTGCAGCCTTTACCATCTACGCCAGTAAGTCCCATCGAG CTCGATGCGAAGAAGAGTCCTTTGGCACTCTTGGCTCAGACGTGTTCACAGATTGGCAAGCCGGACCCCCCTCCATCTTCAAAGCTAACTTCTGTTACTTCAAATGGTACAAGTGACAAAGATTCCGGAAAACCTACTCCGTTGAAACTTAGCGACATTGGTGTAGAAGACAAATCGAGTTTTAAACCATATTCCAAACACGCAGAGAAGAAGGATTCCAGTTCCTCCGGCACTTCCAGTGTTTCTGGAGAAAAGTCTGGTTTCCGTGTACCTAGCGCCACCTGCCAACCATTCACACCAAGGACAGGCAGTCCAAATTCCAGCACTTCTTCACCGATGCCATCCGAGGGCAAAGGCAATGACAGTCAGGAAAAGAAAGAAATGGACACCGTAAAAAACAGCTCCACAGATAATTCCACGACCACTAGCGTTAGCCACAACCGGATTAGTGTCAGTTGTGCTGGGATAAATGTGGAAGTGAACCAGCACCAGGAGACTTCAGTGTCAAAACCCATTATTTCGGAAACTTCAGCTCTAAGTTCTGGACTTGTTGCCCCTGTTTCGCCGTATAAGCCCGGACAAACTGTCTTCCCTTTGCCTCCAGCTAGCATGACCTACCCAGGCACTCTGGGAGCGTACGCCGGCTATCCGCATCAGTTTGTGCCACATGGCGTCAGCTTGGATCATGCCAAATCCAGCCTGGTCGGAGCGGCACAGCTGGCAAGTTCTTTGGGTTGTGGCCTCTCCAGTAAATCCACCGGTTCCAGCCCATTAGCCGGTGCCTCTCCACCCTCAATGATGACGGCCAGTCTTTGCAGAGATCCTTACTGTCTAAGTTATCACTGCGCTGCTCACCTTGCCGGGGCAGCAAACAATTCTTGCACCCATGATCCTACAACTTTGAAGTCTGGATACCCTCTGGTTTACCCCTCACATCCACTACATGCCGTTCACACGTCCATGTCCAGCAACGCCGGGACGCCAACCCTAGCGGGACACCATTTGTACCCATATGGCTTCATGCTACCTAACGATCCCCAGCCTCACGTCTGTAATTGGGTCTCCGCCAATGGACCATGCGACAAGCGATTTTGCACCTCGGAGGAACTGCTCAACCACTTGCGGACGCACACTGCTTTCTCCGGGACTGATAAGCTTATGGCCGGCTACCAAAATTCCTCTCTGGGCAGCGCGGCGGCGGCGGCAGCTGCAGCTGCCGTGGCGTGTCATATGCACCTCCCACCGACAGGGGCGCCTGGAAGCCCTGGTGGTCTCACATTAAGGAGCCCCCACGCtttaggactgagcagcaggtaCCACCCGTATACCAAGAGTCCCCTGCCGACCCATGGCGCTCCAGGGCCAGTTACCACTCTACCAGTGCCGGCAACAGGACACTATTACTCTCCATACGCACTCTACAGCCAGAGGTTAACCACAGCTTCAGCACTGGGCTATCAGTGA
- the znf503 gene encoding zinc finger protein 503 isoform X3, whose product MLTARTGHILHPEYLQPLPSTPVSPIELDAKKSPLALLAQTCSQIGKPDPPPSSKLTSVTSNGTSDKDSGKPTPLKLSDIGVEDKSSFKPYSKHAEKKDSSSSGTSSVSGEKSGFRVPSATCQPFTPRTGSPNSSTSSPMPSEGKGNDSQEKKEMDTVKNSSTDNSTTTSVSHNRISVSCAGINVEVNQHQETSVSKPIISETSALSSGLVAPVSPYKPGQTVFPLPPASMTYPGTLGAYAGYPHQFVPHGVSLDHAKSSLVGAAQLASSLGCGLSSKSTGSSPLAGASPPSMMTASLCRDPYCLSYHCAAHLAGAANNSCTHDPTTLKSGYPLVYPSHPLHAVHTSMSSNAGTPTLAGHHLYPYGFMLPNDPQPHVCNWVSANGPCDKRFCTSEELLNHLRTHTAFSGTDKLMAGYQNSSLGSAAAAAAAAAVACHMHLPPTGAPGSPGGLTLRSPHALGLSSRYHPYTKSPLPTHGAPGPVTTLPVPATGHYYSPYALYSQRLTTASALGYQ is encoded by the exons ATGCTTACGGCTCGCACCGGACACATTTTACATCCCGAGTACTTGCAGCCTTTACCATCTACGCCAGTAAGTCCCATCGAG CTCGATGCGAAGAAGAGTCCTTTGGCACTCTTGGCTCAGACGTGTTCACAGATTGGCAAGCCGGACCCCCCTCCATCTTCAAAGCTAACTTCTGTTACTTCAAATGGTACAAGTGACAAAGATTCCGGAAAACCTACTCCGTTGAAACTTAGCGACATTGGTGTAGAAGACAAATCGAGTTTTAAACCATATTCCAAACACGCAGAGAAGAAGGATTCCAGTTCCTCCGGCACTTCCAGTGTTTCTGGAGAAAAGTCTGGTTTCCGTGTACCTAGCGCCACCTGCCAACCATTCACACCAAGGACAGGCAGTCCAAATTCCAGCACTTCTTCACCGATGCCATCCGAGGGCAAAGGCAATGACAGTCAGGAAAAGAAAGAAATGGACACCGTAAAAAACAGCTCCACAGATAATTCCACGACCACTAGCGTTAGCCACAACCGGATTAGTGTCAGTTGTGCTGGGATAAATGTGGAAGTGAACCAGCACCAGGAGACTTCAGTGTCAAAACCCATTATTTCGGAAACTTCAGCTCTAAGTTCTGGACTTGTTGCCCCTGTTTCGCCGTATAAGCCCGGACAAACTGTCTTCCCTTTGCCTCCAGCTAGCATGACCTACCCAGGCACTCTGGGAGCGTACGCCGGCTATCCGCATCAGTTTGTGCCACATGGCGTCAGCTTGGATCATGCCAAATCCAGCCTGGTCGGAGCGGCACAGCTGGCAAGTTCTTTGGGTTGTGGCCTCTCCAGTAAATCCACCGGTTCCAGCCCATTAGCCGGTGCCTCTCCACCCTCAATGATGACGGCCAGTCTTTGCAGAGATCCTTACTGTCTAAGTTATCACTGCGCTGCTCACCTTGCCGGGGCAGCAAACAATTCTTGCACCCATGATCCTACAACTTTGAAGTCTGGATACCCTCTGGTTTACCCCTCACATCCACTACATGCCGTTCACACGTCCATGTCCAGCAACGCCGGGACGCCAACCCTAGCGGGACACCATTTGTACCCATATGGCTTCATGCTACCTAACGATCCCCAGCCTCACGTCTGTAATTGGGTCTCCGCCAATGGACCATGCGACAAGCGATTTTGCACCTCGGAGGAACTGCTCAACCACTTGCGGACGCACACTGCTTTCTCCGGGACTGATAAGCTTATGGCCGGCTACCAAAATTCCTCTCTGGGCAGCGCGGCGGCGGCGGCAGCTGCAGCTGCCGTGGCGTGTCATATGCACCTCCCACCGACAGGGGCGCCTGGAAGCCCTGGTGGTCTCACATTAAGGAGCCCCCACGCtttaggactgagcagcaggtaCCACCCGTATACCAAGAGTCCCCTGCCGACCCATGGCGCTCCAGGGCCAGTTACCACTCTACCAGTGCCGGCAACAGGACACTATTACTCTCCATACGCACTCTACAGCCAGAGGTTAACCACAGCTTCAGCACTGGGCTATCAGTGA
- the znf503 gene encoding zinc finger protein 503 isoform X2, whose protein sequence is MKGNRGILCLKSCPIARESEYLLAGITASEISNNSSRGNSNSKPFYHTVPPSDPSRQANRLPIKVLKMLTARTGHILHPEYLQPLPSTPLDAKKSPLALLAQTCSQIGKPDPPPSSKLTSVTSNGTSDKDSGKPTPLKLSDIGVEDKSSFKPYSKHAEKKDSSSSGTSSVSGEKSGFRVPSATCQPFTPRTGSPNSSTSSPMPSEGKGNDSQEKKEMDTVKNSSTDNSTTTSVSHNRISVSCAGINVEVNQHQETSVSKPIISETSALSSGLVAPVSPYKPGQTVFPLPPASMTYPGTLGAYAGYPHQFVPHGVSLDHAKSSLVGAAQLASSLGCGLSSKSTGSSPLAGASPPSMMTASLCRDPYCLSYHCAAHLAGAANNSCTHDPTTLKSGYPLVYPSHPLHAVHTSMSSNAGTPTLAGHHLYPYGFMLPNDPQPHVCNWVSANGPCDKRFCTSEELLNHLRTHTAFSGTDKLMAGYQNSSLGSAAAAAAAAAVACHMHLPPTGAPGSPGGLTLRSPHALGLSSRYHPYTKSPLPTHGAPGPVTTLPVPATGHYYSPYALYSQRLTTASALGYQ, encoded by the exons ATGAAAGGAAACCGCGGCATTTTGTGTCTGAAAAGCTGCCCAATTGCCCGGGAGTCTGAATACTTATTAGCCGG AATTACAGCGAGTGAAATCAGCAATAACAGCAGCAGGGGAAATAGTAATAGCAAACCTTTCTACCACACCGTACCTCCCTCAGACCCTTCAAGACAAGCTAATCGTCTTCCAATCAAGGTTTTGAAAATGCTTACGGCTCGCACCGGACACATTTTACATCCCGAGTACTTGCAGCCTTTACCATCTACGCCA CTCGATGCGAAGAAGAGTCCTTTGGCACTCTTGGCTCAGACGTGTTCACAGATTGGCAAGCCGGACCCCCCTCCATCTTCAAAGCTAACTTCTGTTACTTCAAATGGTACAAGTGACAAAGATTCCGGAAAACCTACTCCGTTGAAACTTAGCGACATTGGTGTAGAAGACAAATCGAGTTTTAAACCATATTCCAAACACGCAGAGAAGAAGGATTCCAGTTCCTCCGGCACTTCCAGTGTTTCTGGAGAAAAGTCTGGTTTCCGTGTACCTAGCGCCACCTGCCAACCATTCACACCAAGGACAGGCAGTCCAAATTCCAGCACTTCTTCACCGATGCCATCCGAGGGCAAAGGCAATGACAGTCAGGAAAAGAAAGAAATGGACACCGTAAAAAACAGCTCCACAGATAATTCCACGACCACTAGCGTTAGCCACAACCGGATTAGTGTCAGTTGTGCTGGGATAAATGTGGAAGTGAACCAGCACCAGGAGACTTCAGTGTCAAAACCCATTATTTCGGAAACTTCAGCTCTAAGTTCTGGACTTGTTGCCCCTGTTTCGCCGTATAAGCCCGGACAAACTGTCTTCCCTTTGCCTCCAGCTAGCATGACCTACCCAGGCACTCTGGGAGCGTACGCCGGCTATCCGCATCAGTTTGTGCCACATGGCGTCAGCTTGGATCATGCCAAATCCAGCCTGGTCGGAGCGGCACAGCTGGCAAGTTCTTTGGGTTGTGGCCTCTCCAGTAAATCCACCGGTTCCAGCCCATTAGCCGGTGCCTCTCCACCCTCAATGATGACGGCCAGTCTTTGCAGAGATCCTTACTGTCTAAGTTATCACTGCGCTGCTCACCTTGCCGGGGCAGCAAACAATTCTTGCACCCATGATCCTACAACTTTGAAGTCTGGATACCCTCTGGTTTACCCCTCACATCCACTACATGCCGTTCACACGTCCATGTCCAGCAACGCCGGGACGCCAACCCTAGCGGGACACCATTTGTACCCATATGGCTTCATGCTACCTAACGATCCCCAGCCTCACGTCTGTAATTGGGTCTCCGCCAATGGACCATGCGACAAGCGATTTTGCACCTCGGAGGAACTGCTCAACCACTTGCGGACGCACACTGCTTTCTCCGGGACTGATAAGCTTATGGCCGGCTACCAAAATTCCTCTCTGGGCAGCGCGGCGGCGGCGGCAGCTGCAGCTGCCGTGGCGTGTCATATGCACCTCCCACCGACAGGGGCGCCTGGAAGCCCTGGTGGTCTCACATTAAGGAGCCCCCACGCtttaggactgagcagcaggtaCCACCCGTATACCAAGAGTCCCCTGCCGACCCATGGCGCTCCAGGGCCAGTTACCACTCTACCAGTGCCGGCAACAGGACACTATTACTCTCCATACGCACTCTACAGCCAGAGGTTAACCACAGCTTCAGCACTGGGCTATCAGTGA